The Candidatus Hydrogenedentota bacterium genome contains the following window.
TTAGACCACAAAATGACGGCCCGGGTTTCAATTATGGTGAGATATCCGGGTTAAGCGTTTTTTTGGCCTCACTTTCGGACGCGGGCGGCTCTGAAACGAGGTCCAACTGCCACAACAACAAGTTGGTCTGCGGCTTGAACGGGGCGGACGCCGGGGATATCAGGCGCCAGTGTATCCGCTGGTACAACAATGAGCAGGAGAGAAAGGCCGCCACGCCGATCAACGCCCGCGCCGCGCCCGCGGCATACTCCGGTGAGTCATAGGGCACGGTTGTTAAGATCAACCTGGCCCCGTCGAACAGCGCCGACAAATCCGCGCCAAACGCCGTCAGGAAAGCCGTGTTCAGGGACTGGACGAACGCCAGCCCGGCCACGCCGAAGGCGAAAATCCTGACCACAATCAGTCTTGACCGCCATGCGGAGATGAGCAGGGCCACCGTCTCCACCGCAAGGCAGGCGGACAGCGCGTCGCCGCTGAACCGTGTGGCAAGCGACAGGGTGACAAACGACAACGACTTGAGAAAATAAATGTTGTAAAGCGGGTCGTCGGCTCTCCACAGCTTGTAGCCGAGTCCAATCAGCATGAGCGCGGCGCCCAGGGAGAACTGGAACAGGTACAGGCGCTCCGCCGTGAAAGTAAAATGCCCGACCACAACGGCGCCGAGCGAGTAGAAGGCAAAGGTGTTTGCCGCGACGAAAACGTTGCGGAACCAAACGGGGACCCCCCGCCGCCGCAGCCCCTCCGGGGAAAACAGTTCCGCCAGGGCGAAGATGAGGAAGAAGAGCACAAGGGCGCCCATGGCACCGGTGAAGTCCAGCTTCGGGTCGCCGGTCCGGCCATGGCCCAGCGCCACAAAATCATTGAGATAGCTGCCCGCAAGGCCCAGCGCCGCGACATGGTACCAATGGTTGCGGAGCAGGAAGAAAGCGCTACCGGCGCTGAGAACGACAATGCCCAGGATTGGAAACGGGCCCGGGGGGGCCAGGGTGAGAACGGACAGGAGCACCGTCAGGTGCCCCAGCCCGGTCACCAGCGCCGCAATAATTTTGGACTGCCTGATTTGCGCCACGACGGCCCACGTCGCGACCAGCGCGACAAGCAGGAGCAGGGTGGGCACGGCGGACTGGAACACTTGGGCATACCGGACATAATGGGTGGCAAATGTCACAAAGTACATGACCGCGAAACCGCCGCCATACAGCACGCGCGCCAGCCCGGCGAATTTCTTCTCGGAGCGCCACCCCAGCCAGAGCAGCCCGGCCGACACGGCATAGCCTATCCCCACACGGAGGTGCGGCATCCAATGCGCGCCCCAGCGCTCAATGGCCAGGGTCAGGAAAAACACCACCGCAATGGCAATGCAGGCCACCGCCACCCGCGGCAGCATGTAGGTGCCCAGAAGCACCTCCCAGCCCAGTTCACGGGTGCGCTGCCGAATCTCCTCCGCCCTTCCCCGCAGGAAGCGGCCCGCAGGATGCCCGGCAATCGTCCGCCACAGGCTGTTCTCCGGAACCGCCCCCCTGTCAGGCGCCTCCGCGGGTTGGGCTGGAAAGGGAAGCGGCATGATGCGCACCGGCTCAGCCGGCGGTGTCTCCTGTTCAAGTGGGGGAACTTCCCCTTGGGAATCCGCCGCCGGCGCAACCTCTTCACACACGCGGGCTGCGGCCCCATCCAGTTCGTCCATTTCTTTTAAGCGGCGCGAAATCTCCTCCGTGCGCGCGATGACCTTGTCCAAATCCTTGCGCAGGCGCCGCAGTGTTTCTTCCGATGACATGTCACGTTGTCCCCAGTCATGTTCCATGCAATACCCGCCTTATAGAGAAGATAACAGCGCAAAAGGTTTCAGGGCGGGAAACGGTCCCGGTGCGCCGCCGCCATGCCTGTCCGTCGTCTTTCCGCGTCTAGGCCCCGGACTATGCGCCAAGCGCCGCGAAAAGACCACGAAGCTCCTCTTCAACGTTTTCCCCCTCGGGAAGGGTTTGGGCGATTTCATCAAGCAGCACATCGCGGTATCGGCGCCGCAACCGGTGCGCCGCCGTCTTGACGGCCTCTTCCGACATGGCCAACTCCGCCGCCAAGTCGCGGTAGGGGACATGGGGCTCCTGTGCGGTGAGTGTGCTTTTAAGGCTTTCAAAAACACCTGTTTTTCCCGAAAGTTCATATTCAAGCCGTAACCGGGAAAGCGCGGAATCCAGCAGCGCCAGGGCCCAGGCGCGTTCAAACATTTTTTCGGGCGAAAGGGTGTGAAGCGCACCGCACCGGTAGCGCAGCTCGATTTCCGTGAAATCCAACGGCAGAAAAGACACGCCGCCGCCCCGCTTCAGCGTCCTTGCCCGGTCCCTTTCGTTGGAAAGGAAGTGGTTCACGGAGGCAAGCAGGAAGGAGCGGAATTTCCCCTTTGCGGGGTCCACGTCTTTGAGATAGTCCTTTTCCAGAAACCTGGCAAAGAATTCCTGGGTCAGGTCTTTTGCGTCTTCGGCGGAATTTCCCCGGTGACGGATATAGGCGTACAGGGGGGGCCAATAGATTGCGCAGAGGGACTCCAAAGCCTGGCCTGACTGTGAGGGGCGGCTGGATGCCGCCGCGCGGATCAAACTCCACCGGGTTGTCTCGAAACGTGCCACAATTGGAACTCCGGCCCTTTTACCGCATACTCACCCGTCAATGCCGCGGCCATCCGGCTGCCTGGCCACGGAAGCAGCCCATGCATCCAACGGCGTGAATAGTATGCGCGAACCTGTTGGGGGAAACAAGGGGGTGCCGCAACCTTTTCAGGGGTCCGGGAGGGATTTGATGGACCGTATTATTTGTGTTTCTTGGCCCGCCACCCCATGGCGTGAAACTTCCCGCATCTTTTGCTTCTTATGTGTGTGACGGCAAATGCGGGATATTATGACAAGTGAAGACCGGGGCGCTCAGGTCCTGCACATTGAAGGGCGGATGGAAAAGGAATAGTCTCAAAGGGGTGAAGCCCAACTATACAGGAGGACTGGAATGAACAGAAAAAAGGCCATTGCCTGGCTGTACGGCGAAATGCCCGGACTCGAGGCGGCCGGAATCCTGTCCGGGGAAACGTCCGCGCTGCTAAGGACGCATTACGGCCCGGTGAATGTCCGGTCAAACCGGAGCCTGGCATTGCTTCTGTTCAGCATATTGGGCGCCGCCTCCATTGGTCTGGGAATCATCCTGCTGCTGGCGCACAACTGGAACGGGCTGGGTCGCCCGCTCCGCACACTGCTCTCGTTTGTCCCGCTCATGGCCGGCCAGGCGGCCGTGTGGCACACGCTCCTGCGCCGTCCGGACTCGGCCCCCTGGCGCGAGGGGAGCGCCGTGTTTCTGGCGCTGGCCGTCGGCGCGTGCATTTCGCTGGTCAGCCAGACCTATCACATCAAGGGGGACATGGGCGCTTTTTTGCTGACCTGGCTTGTCCTGGGCGCCCCGCTGATTTATGTGCTCAATGCCACGGCGACGGCCCTGCTTTACATCGCGGGCCTGACCTGCTGGGCGGCGGCGGTCCAGTTTGCAAACGGCCAGGCGCTCCTGTTTTGGCCCCTGGCGGCCTTCCTGGCGCCCCATGTGTGGATGGCCCAAAGGGGGCACCCCGGGGGGCCGAGGGTGCGTCTTTTGTCTTGGGGCATCTGCGCGGCCGCACCGTTTGCCGTGGGTTTCGTCATGGAAAAGGCCATGCCGGGCGTTTGGATTGTCGTGTACAGCGCGCTGTTCTGCGGAATGTTCCTGGCGGGCCGCGGCTTCTTCGGCTCGGCCCGTTTCAACGCGTTTCACGTGGCGGGCTTTGCAGGTGTGGCGGCGCTCACACTTGTTTTGACTTACGAGGGCGTCTGGCGCGGCATCGGGTGGAACCATTTCCGGTCTGGTCCGGACTACAACAGCCTGGCCGAATGGCAGGACTACCTGATGGCCCTGGCCGCCCTGTCCGGAGTCGCGTTGCTGGCAGTCCGGCCTTTCAGGGGCAAAGACTGGCTCGCGGTGGCCTCGGCGGGTTTGCCCGTGCTGGCCGTTCTGGGTTTCACCGCTTCGGCGATGGACGCCCCGGCGGATGTCATCATGGGCATGTTCAATCTCTATGCGCTGGTCTTTGGGGCTGTGACGGTGGTGACGGGTTTGGAGCGCGACGACCTGGTCATGGTGAATGCGGGCATGGCTATGGTCTCCATGCTGATTATTCTCCGCTTTTTTGACGCCGACCTCGGCTTCACCGTTCGCGGCGTGCTGTTTATCGTCCTCGGCTTCGCCTTCCTCGGTGCGAACCTGGCCATTGTGCGGCGGGCCGCGGCCCGCAGGGAGACCGCCTCATGAACACAAGAAACGCCCTGCTGGCGGCCTTTGCCGTCCTTGTGATTGCGCAGTGGGCCGTGCCCGCCGGCATGATCCTCCGCCGCGAGGCCTCAATGGTCCGGGGAAATGAGTTCAAGCTGCGCGTCCGGCCGGTGGACCCCTATGACGCGTTCCGGGGACGCTATGTGCAGCTCGGTTTTGACCCGATCACCGTGCCGCCGCCGGACGGCGTGCGGGTTGTGCCGGGACAAAAGGCCTATGCGCTGCTCAAGGCGGACTCTGCCGGATTTGTCATGGTCGAGGCGGTCACCTCAACCGCACCTAAAGACGGGGACTATCTGGAGGTCACCCTGCGGCCGGATGCAAATTTCGGCGGGACCGGTTCCGGAAGGGCCCAAATTGTCTGGCCCTTTGACCGGTACTACATGGAGGAAACCGTGGCGCCCGCGGCCGAGCGCGTCTACCGCGATCAGGCCAGTTCGACCACGGCCTATGTCACGGTGCGCGTGTTGAACGGGACGGGCGTAATCACCGGTCTCTACCTCGACGGAGTGCCCATCGAGCAAAAGGTCAGGGAAATGTGAATGACTTGGACCCGGAACAGCGTTGCCCAAGACCATCCCCAAATGTGGGGACCTTCCCAGTTCCCTTGGCCCACTGTCCAGAGCAAATGACACCACCCCGTCCAAACGACTCGTTCCAAATGACTCTGGTAGGATGATGTATGGACAAAGAGCGTGTTCGGGCCATGCGGAGGACTCCATGGTGGAAATCGTGCGGCACATCGGGGCCTTTTCGGTGGTGTTGATTGCGAACGCGGCACTGGCGTTGACGGTAACACCGGCCGAAATGGATGAGGCCCGGCAGTGGATTGCGGCGGCTTTTGAGGGTGTTCAGCCTCCGTCCGCCGGGCAGTTGGAAATTGAGGTGGGGGAGAATCACGGACCGGTCCAGGCCAACATGCGCGGCGGAAAACCACTGCAAATTGTCTCAGAGAAACATGTCCGCGGGTTGTATTGCCATGCGCCGAGCCGGCTGACAGTACGCCTCCCTGGACCCGGCGGCATGTTTGAGGCGGTGGCCGGGGTGGACACCAATGACCAGACTTCCGGCGGACGGGGCAGTGTTGTGTTTTCCGTCATCGGCAACGGCCGGGACCTTTGGCGTTCCACCGTGATGCGTGAAGGGGACTCCGGCATCCCGGTGTCGGTGAGTCTTGGGGGAGTGAATGAGTTTGTTCTCGGGGTTGATGATGCCGGAGACGGAATCGCCTGCGACCAGGCCGATTGGGCCGGGGCCAGGGTGACGCTTGTGGACGGCACGGTGGTCTGGCTGGGGGACCTTCCGCTCCGGGGACAGCACAGCGGCGTGTCTCCGGCAGCCCCATTCTTTGATTTCAACTATGGCGGCCGGCCTTTCAGCGGACAGGTGTCCGGATGGAAACAGGAGCGGGTCTCCAGGCAACTGGACCGGCAGCGCAGGGAACACACGCTTTCATACGCGGATCCGGACACCGGGCTCGTGGTCCGGTGCGTGGGGGTTGAGTATCTTGACTTCCCCACCGTGGAGTGGACGCTGCACTTTAAGAACACCGGCACGGACGACACGCCAATCCTGTCGGAGATTCAGGCGGTTGACATCCGGATTGGGCGCGGTGACACCGGCGAGTTCACGCTCCACCACCATACAGGCGACCTGTGCGCAGCCGACAGCTATCAGCCGCATGCCGAGTCTCTGGCGCCAAAAAGCGAGAAACGCATCGCAAACACGGGCGGCCGCCCCACCCAGACCGCTTTCCCCTACTTCAATGTGGAGTGGCCCGGCGGGGGCATGATTGTGGTTGTCAGTTGGGCGGGGCAATGGGCCGCGCAGTTCACGCGCGACGAGGCCAACGGCCTCCGGATTCGCGCCGGGCAGGAACTGACGCACTTCACGCTTCATCCAGACGAGGAGGTCCGGAGCCCGATGACGGTCTTGCAGTTCTACAGGGGCGACTGGCTCAGGTCCCAAAACATCTGGCGGCGGTGGATGTTCGCGCACAACCTGCCCAGGCCCGGAGGGCAGCCGCTGAAGCCCCAGTCGTCGTTGTGCACGGGCAACTTCTATCCAAACCTGATGACCGTTGCGGGGCAGGAGAAGGCGTTTCTCCAGCGCCACATTGATGAGGGCATCCAGTTCGACTGCTGGTGGCAGGATGCCGGCTGGTATCCATGCGACGGGGTGGGCTGGCCAAAAGTGGGCACTTGGGAAGTGGACCCGGTCCGTTTTCCGAAGGGACTCAGGGAGCTTAGCGACTTTGTCCACGCCAACGGCAGGACGGCCATGGTGTGGTTTGAGCCGGAGCGTGTCCATCCAGGCACGTGGATTGCCGACAACCATCCCGAGTGGGTGTTTGGCGGCGCGAAAGGCGGTTTGCTGAAACTCGGCGACCCGGCTTGCCGCGCATGGTTGACGGACCATATTGACCGGCTTCTCACCGGGCAAAACATTGACCATTACCGCCAGGACTTCAACATGGACCCATTGCCCTTCTGGCGCGGGAATGACACGCCCGACCGCCGGGGGATCACGGAGATTCGGCATGTCGAGGGGTACTTCGCCTA
Protein-coding sequences here:
- a CDS encoding DUF2339 domain-containing protein, which codes for MSSEETLRRLRKDLDKVIARTEEISRRLKEMDELDGAAARVCEEVAPAADSQGEVPPLEQETPPAEPVRIMPLPFPAQPAEAPDRGAVPENSLWRTIAGHPAGRFLRGRAEEIRQRTRELGWEVLLGTYMLPRVAVACIAIAVVFFLTLAIERWGAHWMPHLRVGIGYAVSAGLLWLGWRSEKKFAGLARVLYGGGFAVMYFVTFATHYVRYAQVFQSAVPTLLLLVALVATWAVVAQIRQSKIIAALVTGLGHLTVLLSVLTLAPPGPFPILGIVVLSAGSAFFLLRNHWYHVAALGLAGSYLNDFVALGHGRTGDPKLDFTGAMGALVLFFLIFALAELFSPEGLRRRGVPVWFRNVFVAANTFAFYSLGAVVVGHFTFTAERLYLFQFSLGAALMLIGLGYKLWRADDPLYNIYFLKSLSFVTLSLATRFSGDALSACLAVETVALLISAWRSRLIVVRIFAFGVAGLAFVQSLNTAFLTAFGADLSALFDGARLILTTVPYDSPEYAAGAARALIGVAAFLSCSLLYQRIHWRLISPASAPFKPQTNLLLWQLDLVSEPPASESEAKKTLNPDISP
- a CDS encoding sigma-70 family RNA polymerase sigma factor → MRAAASSRPSQSGQALESLCAIYWPPLYAYIRHRGNSAEDAKDLTQEFFARFLEKDYLKDVDPAKGKFRSFLLASVNHFLSNERDRARTLKRGGGVSFLPLDFTEIELRYRCGALHTLSPEKMFERAWALALLDSALSRLRLEYELSGKTGVFESLKSTLTAQEPHVPYRDLAAELAMSEEAVKTAAHRLRRRYRDVLLDEIAQTLPEGENVEEELRGLFAALGA
- a CDS encoding DUF2157 domain-containing protein, producing MNRKKAIAWLYGEMPGLEAAGILSGETSALLRTHYGPVNVRSNRSLALLLFSILGAASIGLGIILLLAHNWNGLGRPLRTLLSFVPLMAGQAAVWHTLLRRPDSAPWREGSAVFLALAVGACISLVSQTYHIKGDMGAFLLTWLVLGAPLIYVLNATATALLYIAGLTCWAAAVQFANGQALLFWPLAAFLAPHVWMAQRGHPGGPRVRLLSWGICAAAPFAVGFVMEKAMPGVWIVVYSALFCGMFLAGRGFFGSARFNAFHVAGFAGVAALTLVLTYEGVWRGIGWNHFRSGPDYNSLAEWQDYLMALAALSGVALLAVRPFRGKDWLAVASAGLPVLAVLGFTASAMDAPADVIMGMFNLYALVFGAVTVVTGLERDDLVMVNAGMAMVSMLIILRFFDADLGFTVRGVLFIVLGFAFLGANLAIVRRAAARRETAS
- a CDS encoding GDYXXLXY domain-containing protein, with the translated sequence MNTRNALLAAFAVLVIAQWAVPAGMILRREASMVRGNEFKLRVRPVDPYDAFRGRYVQLGFDPITVPPPDGVRVVPGQKAYALLKADSAGFVMVEAVTSTAPKDGDYLEVTLRPDANFGGTGSGRAQIVWPFDRYYMEETVAPAAERVYRDQASSTTAYVTVRVLNGTGVITGLYLDGVPIEQKVREM
- a CDS encoding NPCBM/NEW2 domain-containing protein produces the protein MVEIVRHIGAFSVVLIANAALALTVTPAEMDEARQWIAAAFEGVQPPSAGQLEIEVGENHGPVQANMRGGKPLQIVSEKHVRGLYCHAPSRLTVRLPGPGGMFEAVAGVDTNDQTSGGRGSVVFSVIGNGRDLWRSTVMREGDSGIPVSVSLGGVNEFVLGVDDAGDGIACDQADWAGARVTLVDGTVVWLGDLPLRGQHSGVSPAAPFFDFNYGGRPFSGQVSGWKQERVSRQLDRQRREHTLSYADPDTGLVVRCVGVEYLDFPTVEWTLHFKNTGTDDTPILSEIQAVDIRIGRGDTGEFTLHHHTGDLCAADSYQPHAESLAPKSEKRIANTGGRPTQTAFPYFNVEWPGGGMIVVVSWAGQWAAQFTRDEANGLRIRAGQELTHFTLHPDEEVRSPMTVLQFYRGDWLRSQNIWRRWMFAHNLPRPGGQPLKPQSSLCTGNFYPNLMTVAGQEKAFLQRHIDEGIQFDCWWQDAGWYPCDGVGWPKVGTWEVDPVRFPKGLRELSDFVHANGRTAMVWFEPERVHPGTWIADNHPEWVFGGAKGGLLKLGDPACRAWLTDHIDRLLTGQNIDHYRQDFNMDPLPFWRGNDTPDRRGITEIRHVEGYFAYWDELRRRHPGMLIDSCASGGRRNDLETLRRAVPLLRSDWYAGEAGQQCQTYGLSLWVPYHGTGFIYEKDEYWIRSGMVAEMSYGPGSEGVDKADFARLRRMVDEHRMIAPYFLGDFYPLTPYSLAEDQWMAWQFDRPDTGEGVLQVFRRRESPYEAARFPLCALDPDARYRVRNLDEPGGEEYSGSELMETGFPMTAARRASALTFVYSRLP